ATCGGGATTTCCTCCCCGAGGGCCCCCTCGAGCAGATGACAGGCCCGGCAGCCGAGAAGATGTGGCTCCGTCAGTGGGACGAGGCGATCGTCGCCCCGCCCACCCCCAGGCACAGGGTCCTGGTGGCGGTGGAGACCATCCTGGACACCGAGGGCTTTCCCGCCCTCGGCGCGGGCGGCAGCGCCGCCCTGACCACCCCCCGGGGGGGCGAACGCGTGGTGGGGCTGGCCTCACACGCTCCCGCCGAGGATCCCGACCTGGATCCCACCGTGGCGGCCGAGATGCTGACGTTGCTGGTCGACCCCGATTTCGTACGGAGGGGTCACGGCAGCCGCCTGCTCAACGCGACCGTCGACTACCTGCGCGACGACGGCTTCCGGCAGATCGTCACCTGGGTGTTCGCCGACAACTACGCGGTGCTCGGTTTCCTGGAGTCGGCGGGCTGGGGCGAGGACATGGCCGAGCGCGTGCTGGACATGGGCCGCCCGATCAGGATGGTCAGGCTCACCACGGACATCAGCTAGAGGACGAACGACATATGGCAACCCCCGGCCAGTGGATCGCCGGCGCACGCCCGCGTACCCTCGCGAACGCCGTCGTGCCCGTCATGGTGGGCACCGGAGTGGCGATCGGGCAAGGCGGATTCGTGTGGTGGCGGGCGGTCCTGGCACTGCTCGTGGCGCTCTCGCTGCAGATCGGCGTCAACTACGCCAACGACTACAGCGACGGCATCCGCGGCACCGACGACCAGCGGGTCGGCCCGATGCGGCTGGTGGGCTCGCGCGTGGCCCCGCCGCGGCAGGTGCTGACCGCCGCGCTGACCTGTTTCGGGGTCGCGGCGGTGCTGGGGCTGGTCCTGGTGGTCGTCACGCGGGCGTGGTGGATCCTGGTGGTGGGCGCCGCGTGCATCGCCGCCGCCTGGTTCTACACGGGCGGCAAGCGCCCGTACGGCTACCGCGGGCTGGGCGAGCTGGCCGTGTTCGTGTTCTTCGGCGTCGTCCCCGTGATGGGCACGGCGTACGTGCAGACCGAGTCGCTGAGCTGGCCCGCCTTCTTCGCGTCGATTCCGGTCGGGCTGCTCTCGTGCTCGATGCTCGTGGTCAACAACCTGCGCGACATCGGGACGGACACCCAGTCGGGCAAGCGCACGCTGGCCGTGATGCTGGGGGCCGAGCGCACCCGTGCGCTCTATGTGGCCTGCCAGGTGGTGCCGTTCGTGGTGGCGCTGGGGATGGTCGTGATCACGCCGTGGACCGCGCTCGCCCTGCTCGCCGTGCCGCTGGCGATCCCCGCGATCAAAACCGTGCTGGCCAAGGCCGTGGGCCCGGCGCTGATCGCGGTGCTGCAGCAGACGGGCAAGCTGCAGATGGCGTACGGGCTCCTGTTCGCGGTGGGACTCGCGATCATCTTCTAGGCTGAGTCGGGTGAAGGACTTCATCGCCGGACTCCCCAAGTGCGAGCTGCACCTGCACATCGAGGGCACGCTGGAGCCCGAGCTCAAGTTCGAGCTCGCCGAACGCAACGGCCTGGAGCTGCCGTACGCCTCCGTCGAGGAGATGCGGGCCGCCTATGACTTCGACGACCTGCCCTCCTTCCTCAGGATCTACTACGAGGGCATGCAGGTGCTCCGCACCGAGCCCGACTTCTACGACCTGGCCATGGCCTACTTGCGCAAGGCCGCCGAGCAGAACGTCCGCTACGCGGAGATCTTCTTCGACCCACAGGCCCACACCTCGCGAGGCGTGTCCTTTGACGTGGTGATCAGGGGCCTGCGGCGGGCGCTGATGGACGCCGAGGCGCGGCTCGGGGTGCGGGCGCAGCTCATCATGTGCTTCCTGCGCGACTTCCAGGCCGAGTACGCGATGGCGACGCTGCTGGAGTCGCTGCCGTACAAGGAGTAGATCGTGGGCGTGGGGCTCGACTCCGACGAGAAGGGCAACCCGCCGGTCAAGTTCGCGGCGGTCTACGAGCGCGCCAGGCAGGAGGGCTACCTGCTCACCATGCACTGCGACGTCGACCAGGACGACTCGATCGAGCACATCCGCCAGGCCGTCGAGGACATCGGCGTCAACCGCGTCGACCACGGCGTCAACATCCTGGAGGACCAGCGACTGGTCCAGGTGGTGCTGGAGCGGGGCATGGGGCTGACCTGCTGTCCGATCTCCAACGGCTACGTCACCGACTCGATGAAGGCCGAGGGCATCCGCACGCTGATGGACCTGGGCGTGCGGGTGACGATCAACTCCGACGACCCCGCCTATTTCGCGAGTTACGTCGGCGAGAACCTCGAGGCGCTCCAGGAGGCCCTCGAGCTCACCCACGAGGAGCTGGCCCAGCTCGAACGGAACGCCTTCGAGATCACCTGGCTGCCCCGCCATCTCAAGGACGCCTACCTGGCCGAGGTCGACGCATATCTCCAGTCGCGAGGCGATATCACAGTTCGATAACCCGCGATATTCGGCGATGCCGACGATGCATCCTCTTACTAGGGGGAATCATGCCCGATATCGCGATGCTCTCGGACGCGCCGGTGGATTGGCGCGGGGACCTTCTCCAGTTCCGGCGGTACGTCGACCCGCTCGTTTCGGTCATTACCAATCCGCGCACCCAGACGCCGTTCACGATCGGCGTTTTCGGCGCGTGGGGAAGCGGTAAATCGACCCTGCTGCACATGGTCGACCAGCGGCTCCTCGACCGGCACGGCGCGGAGTTCGTACGCGTGCATTTCAACCCCTGGGTGCACCGCCGCGAGCCCGAGATGCTCCTCCCCCTCCTGAACGCCCTGCACACGGCGCTGGACCAGGACCCCGCGCACCGCTTCGCCGACAGCGTCAAGCGGCTCGGCGTCATCATGCTGAACCTCGCCGCCGACGAGCTGCTGAAGCGGATCAACGTGGGCTCGGCGAGCGTGGAGAAGATCGGCAAGCTCGCGCAGCAGTACGCCGAGATCCGCGGCCAGGTCGACAGCCAGACCGGCCGTCTGCGCGGGCTCCTGCAGGAGGAGGCCGACCGCCTGGCCGGAAAGGGCAGGAAAATCATCTTCTTCGTTGACGACCTCGACAGGTGCGAGCCCGACCAGATCATCGACGTGCTGGAGTCGATCAAGCTCTTCCTCGACCTCAAGAACGTCTTCGTGATGATCGCGCTCTCCAAGGACGTGGTCGACCGCGGGGTGTCGGTGAAGTACAAGCCGTTCGGCTTCCCCGATCACGCCGTCATCGCCGACGACTACCTCGACAAGATGATCCAGCTCCCGCTGCACCT
This genomic interval from Nonomuraea helvata contains the following:
- a CDS encoding KAP family P-loop NTPase fold protein; its protein translation is MPDIAMLSDAPVDWRGDLLQFRRYVDPLVSVITNPRTQTPFTIGVFGAWGSGKSTLLHMVDQRLLDRHGAEFVRVHFNPWVHRREPEMLLPLLNALHTALDQDPAHRFADSVKRLGVIMLNLAADELLKRINVGSASVEKIGKLAQQYAEIRGQVDSQTGRLRGLLQEEADRLAGKGRKIIFFVDDLDRCEPDQIIDVLESIKLFLDLKNVFVMIALSKDVVDRGVSVKYKPFGFPDHAVIADDYLDKMIQLPLHLYPIGSAEVGGFIRGSLLGDLAGKHVATLERIVAPNPRKIKRVLNLLRVTEAIIEGTPRLAGLQPDLVVRLVVLRVQSPELFMDVVRQPALLVALELVHQDKLATDALQGFQLRFGARAEEIQALTKAYHGRHDFLAPLFTGSAFEPAAAELPDYLTMIGG
- a CDS encoding GNAT family N-acetyltransferase gives rise to the protein MADVGVRAARREDVLQVANCQIRAWRYGYRDFLPEGPLEQMTGPAAEKMWLRQWDEAIVAPPTPRHRVLVAVETILDTEGFPALGAGGSAALTTPRGGERVVGLASHAPAEDPDLDPTVAAEMLTLLVDPDFVRRGHGSRLLNATVDYLRDDGFRQIVTWVFADNYAVLGFLESAGWGEDMAERVLDMGRPIRMVRLTTDIS
- a CDS encoding 1,4-dihydroxy-2-naphthoate polyprenyltransferase, with product MATPGQWIAGARPRTLANAVVPVMVGTGVAIGQGGFVWWRAVLALLVALSLQIGVNYANDYSDGIRGTDDQRVGPMRLVGSRVAPPRQVLTAALTCFGVAAVLGLVLVVVTRAWWILVVGAACIAAAWFYTGGKRPYGYRGLGELAVFVFFGVVPVMGTAYVQTESLSWPAFFASIPVGLLSCSMLVVNNLRDIGTDTQSGKRTLAVMLGAERTRALYVACQVVPFVVALGMVVITPWTALALLAVPLAIPAIKTVLAKAVGPALIAVLQQTGKLQMAYGLLFAVGLAIIF